A genome region from Natronosalvus rutilus includes the following:
- a CDS encoding DUF309 domain-containing protein, whose protein sequence is MDEHTRAPDVDPPSDSSAPTGWRPELDRWEHGTLRRATVHGVRLFNAGDYHASHDCFEDEWYNYGRGTVESQFLHGMVQVAAGVYKHVDFEDDDGMRSLFATALQYLHDVPNDFYGVDLLEVRTTLTNAQNDPSVLDGWKLPLDGRHPEATEADVTYAEGLE, encoded by the coding sequence GTGGACGAACACACACGAGCTCCCGACGTGGACCCGCCGTCGGACTCGAGCGCGCCGACGGGCTGGCGGCCCGAACTCGACCGCTGGGAGCACGGAACGCTCCGGCGGGCGACGGTTCACGGCGTCAGACTGTTCAATGCCGGCGACTACCACGCGAGCCACGACTGTTTCGAGGACGAGTGGTACAACTACGGCCGTGGAACGGTCGAGAGCCAGTTCCTCCACGGCATGGTACAGGTCGCCGCCGGCGTCTACAAGCACGTCGACTTCGAGGACGACGACGGGATGCGAAGCCTGTTCGCCACCGCCCTGCAGTACCTCCACGACGTCCCGAACGACTTCTACGGCGTCGACCTGCTCGAGGTCCGGACCACGTTGACGAACGCGCAGAACGACCCGTCGGTCCTCGACGGGTGGAAACTCCCGCTCGACGGTCGGCACCCGGAGGCGACCGAGGCCGATGTCACCTACGCCGAAGGTCTCGAGTAA
- a CDS encoding S8 family serine peptidase, which yields MTERPPKGVDESPSVVSRRQVLQGTAGAGLLALFPTASGSAGETTEVVVRAEDVDVPLVASASVVDKLKATAEESQALIVEYVDETDGLAVKNRFWLANALLLEVDTGVVDLEQVTAQEGVSEVHPNFRYEIPEPDAGIASEETGDVTYGLEQIDVPAAWDAYESRGEGTRIAVLDTGVDPTHPDIDLESDNFAEFDGDGEQVDSEPHDSHYHGTHVSGTVAGGNDSGTAIGVAPDATLLGGLVLPDGGGSFAQIIGGMQWAVEEDADAINMSLGVSGYVGEMIEPVRNADRAGTVVVSSSGNSRVGTSGSPANVYDAFAIGASNEDETIAEFSSGETISTESAWGHLAPDDWPESYVVPDVSAPGVDVTSAFPVDHSNGPYHAISGTSMASPHVAGVVGIIRSAALEEATPERVKRALAATAWKPEGESDDPDIRYGLGIVDAFAAVGRVAADSGVTGTVTDSDGAPIDEATVTLDGFPVETNADGEFQVRAIPGTYELTADAFGYTADTVTVEVDDGFHSVDFTLGDSLAIAVVDGQPEGLEAGESFDVAANVAHVESVTVEQVGDYVGEAWLEVDGEPAAFGERVDFESARSDEVTITVGTEYDGVGNLELEHTFAGLGDSVTVSTGPTFVYDEPVPIGIVDAGSGYAADLETILAEAMHPRYRFDRLEPAAALDAAESRDHEGYVVQNLGDDADLVADFVDVASAPEIGAVYLDQFGDASDAVSQVSDATGDPRETSEVVAQVPYPIAYPIEYELSEAHPVFEGIAAEGESVTITEPEPVSVGIGVYYSGFHSYFEGYSGGVAGSTVASTAVASTETGDGLAIDDLSRVVHASSLGLGTFVDRDAVTDAGQSLLGNLVAHAATAPPIDVVTAPAERLAPGESVTLEVAVENLEELEIGVTGLQFLDESDLSLSIDGESVSFDDPLEYDAFDGTVEITVDTFDRVGEFAISTRFVTLGERGQPIETAATFRPTTVYESPLRVPEQVDDLQAAVDFVREGDTVELADGVYEVDAPDRGFQTGLYVGTPGITIRGVDGATPSIVHERDLPGPRIIHIGADDVTLENVEANVIDGEVDEKNAIGTGVLAGDGAHDVTIRNVTAAGTFGVQLRETTDVLVENVTAFGTVVGVGTDSGFFGTVDGATIRNVTVTDSPDYSFQGGVIVNGATRVTVTDCHLEHEDGDRASVALSGPFNGGEDCRIANNTIVGPDEEPYSDDSNNGIYVDGVNVEIEDNHIVDSYTGIRVAEYGFGIDPPAVSIERNTIENAGIGFRQFGDTALFAFNDVEAATGLDLGPGYFGLDADAVLARYNDLSATDLPFRGEPGDGWNTPEGPFDCRENYLGDRSYGDTIVDGDVAYDPYLTVPPAELESGAVDAGSLDVDAIEPTAIATDLYLDPDGSYAIGFPGPTDQTIYDVLGVDGYGEFAGEIEMWNHDAGNWKSVTGDGSLQYADTLYAFTVTPAEGVRVEVHFQRADDPPVGPDGTPPGHRDSDLEKTYLQEGWNFVAAPAYGDEEEVFDTDRVETIDDSLHAPGGQIGDGQLTAFTGYLVEATDAHWLDAGITTYDPTMTELYEGLGLDPQIHANPGPSVDAGGMDRTLESVLEAPGDEETTVERVAAFVTERFATADLDADLDDVLEEFSTTAETTAAKAPSAHTDLVVEATDLTAERAVETLIQAEFLDEEGDETDPHRTVESHEEKQGGSTLSRMRRSVATDD from the coding sequence ATGACAGAGCGTCCCCCCAAAGGAGTAGACGAATCGCCATCCGTCGTGTCGCGCCGGCAGGTTCTCCAGGGAACGGCGGGTGCCGGTCTACTCGCGCTCTTCCCGACGGCGAGTGGCAGCGCCGGCGAGACGACCGAAGTCGTCGTCCGTGCGGAGGACGTGGACGTTCCACTCGTCGCATCCGCGTCCGTCGTCGACAAACTCAAGGCGACGGCCGAGGAGAGCCAGGCCCTCATCGTCGAGTACGTCGACGAAACGGACGGCCTCGCGGTAAAGAACCGCTTCTGGCTCGCGAACGCGCTCCTCCTCGAAGTCGACACCGGCGTCGTCGACCTCGAGCAGGTGACCGCCCAGGAGGGCGTCTCGGAGGTCCACCCTAACTTTCGCTACGAGATCCCAGAACCGGACGCCGGAATCGCCAGCGAGGAGACGGGCGACGTCACGTACGGCCTCGAGCAGATCGACGTGCCCGCGGCCTGGGACGCGTACGAGTCGCGAGGCGAGGGCACCCGGATCGCAGTGCTCGACACTGGCGTCGATCCAACGCATCCGGACATCGACCTCGAGTCCGACAACTTCGCCGAGTTCGACGGCGACGGCGAGCAGGTGGATTCAGAGCCCCACGATTCGCACTATCACGGCACGCACGTGAGCGGAACGGTCGCGGGTGGAAACGATTCCGGCACTGCAATCGGCGTCGCTCCAGACGCGACGTTGCTCGGTGGACTCGTCCTCCCGGATGGGGGCGGGTCGTTCGCCCAGATCATCGGCGGCATGCAGTGGGCCGTCGAGGAAGACGCCGACGCGATCAACATGAGCCTCGGGGTTTCCGGCTACGTGGGCGAGATGATCGAACCGGTCCGGAACGCAGATCGGGCTGGCACGGTCGTCGTCTCTTCGTCGGGCAACAGCAGGGTCGGAACGTCCGGGTCGCCCGCCAACGTCTACGACGCCTTCGCCATCGGGGCCTCCAACGAGGACGAGACGATCGCCGAGTTCTCGAGCGGCGAAACGATCTCGACGGAGAGCGCCTGGGGCCACCTCGCTCCGGACGACTGGCCCGAAAGCTACGTCGTCCCGGACGTGTCGGCGCCGGGCGTGGACGTGACCAGCGCGTTCCCGGTCGACCACTCGAACGGCCCGTACCACGCCATCTCGGGGACGTCGATGGCGTCGCCACACGTCGCGGGCGTCGTCGGCATCATCAGGTCGGCGGCCCTCGAGGAAGCCACGCCGGAGCGAGTGAAACGCGCCCTCGCCGCCACCGCCTGGAAACCCGAAGGCGAGTCGGACGACCCCGATATTCGGTACGGACTTGGAATCGTCGATGCCTTCGCTGCCGTCGGTCGCGTCGCCGCCGATAGCGGCGTCACCGGGACCGTCACCGACTCCGACGGCGCCCCCATCGACGAAGCGACCGTCACGCTTGACGGGTTCCCGGTCGAGACGAACGCCGACGGCGAGTTCCAGGTCCGGGCGATCCCCGGCACGTACGAGCTGACCGCGGACGCGTTCGGCTACACCGCCGACACCGTCACCGTCGAGGTCGACGACGGCTTTCACTCGGTCGACTTCACGCTCGGTGACAGCCTCGCAATCGCCGTCGTCGACGGCCAGCCCGAGGGCCTCGAAGCCGGCGAGTCGTTCGACGTGGCGGCGAACGTCGCCCACGTCGAGTCGGTCACCGTCGAACAGGTCGGAGACTACGTCGGCGAGGCCTGGCTCGAGGTCGACGGCGAGCCAGCCGCGTTCGGCGAACGCGTCGACTTCGAATCTGCCCGCTCGGACGAGGTCACGATCACCGTCGGGACCGAATACGACGGCGTCGGCAACCTCGAGCTCGAGCACACCTTCGCAGGGCTCGGCGACTCCGTCACCGTCTCGACGGGGCCGACGTTCGTCTACGATGAGCCGGTTCCGATCGGCATCGTGGACGCCGGGAGCGGCTACGCGGCCGACCTCGAGACGATTCTCGCCGAAGCGATGCACCCGCGATACCGGTTCGACCGACTCGAGCCAGCGGCCGCCCTCGACGCAGCCGAGAGTCGCGACCACGAGGGCTACGTCGTGCAGAACCTGGGCGACGACGCTGACCTCGTCGCCGACTTCGTCGACGTCGCCTCTGCGCCCGAAATCGGTGCGGTGTACCTCGACCAGTTCGGCGACGCGAGTGACGCCGTCTCCCAGGTGTCCGATGCGACCGGCGACCCGCGCGAGACGAGCGAGGTCGTTGCCCAGGTGCCGTACCCGATCGCGTATCCGATCGAGTACGAACTTTCGGAAGCGCACCCCGTGTTCGAGGGAATCGCTGCCGAAGGCGAGAGCGTCACCATCACCGAACCCGAGCCAGTTTCGGTCGGGATCGGCGTGTACTACAGCGGGTTCCACAGCTACTTCGAGGGGTACAGCGGCGGCGTCGCCGGCTCGACGGTAGCCTCGACGGCCGTCGCGTCCACAGAGACGGGCGACGGCCTCGCGATCGACGACCTATCTCGAGTCGTCCACGCGTCGTCGCTCGGCCTCGGGACGTTCGTCGACCGAGACGCCGTCACCGACGCTGGACAATCGCTGTTGGGCAATCTCGTCGCTCACGCCGCCACGGCGCCGCCGATCGACGTCGTCACCGCGCCGGCCGAACGGCTGGCTCCCGGCGAGTCGGTTACCCTCGAGGTCGCCGTCGAGAACCTCGAGGAACTGGAAATTGGCGTCACCGGGCTCCAGTTCCTCGACGAGAGCGACCTCTCGCTCTCGATCGATGGCGAGAGCGTCTCCTTCGACGACCCGCTCGAGTACGACGCCTTCGACGGGACGGTCGAGATCACGGTCGATACGTTCGATCGGGTCGGCGAGTTCGCGATCAGCACTCGATTCGTCACGCTCGGCGAGCGCGGTCAGCCGATCGAGACGGCGGCGACGTTCCGTCCGACGACCGTCTACGAGTCGCCGCTTCGCGTCCCGGAGCAGGTCGACGACCTGCAGGCGGCAGTGGACTTCGTGCGCGAGGGCGACACCGTCGAACTCGCCGACGGCGTCTACGAGGTCGACGCGCCGGACCGCGGCTTCCAGACCGGTCTATACGTCGGTACGCCCGGGATCACGATCCGGGGCGTCGACGGTGCGACCCCCTCGATCGTCCACGAACGGGACCTGCCTGGACCGCGGATTATCCACATCGGCGCAGACGACGTCACCCTCGAGAACGTCGAGGCGAACGTAATCGACGGCGAGGTGGACGAGAAGAACGCTATCGGCACTGGAGTGCTCGCCGGTGACGGCGCGCACGACGTGACGATCAGGAACGTGACCGCGGCCGGGACGTTCGGCGTCCAGCTCCGCGAGACGACCGACGTGCTCGTCGAGAACGTCACCGCGTTCGGGACGGTCGTCGGCGTCGGTACCGACTCCGGATTCTTCGGCACCGTCGACGGGGCGACGATCCGGAACGTCACGGTGACCGACAGCCCCGACTACTCCTTCCAGGGCGGCGTGATCGTCAATGGCGCGACCCGCGTCACCGTCACCGACTGCCACCTCGAGCACGAAGACGGCGATCGCGCGAGCGTGGCGCTCTCCGGCCCCTTCAACGGCGGCGAGGATTGTCGTATCGCGAACAACACGATCGTCGGCCCCGACGAGGAACCCTACTCGGACGACTCGAACAACGGCATCTACGTCGACGGCGTTAACGTCGAGATCGAGGACAATCACATCGTCGACTCCTACACGGGGATTCGCGTCGCAGAGTACGGGTTCGGTATCGACCCGCCAGCGGTCAGCATCGAACGGAACACCATCGAAAACGCCGGAATCGGCTTCCGGCAGTTCGGCGACACGGCGCTGTTCGCGTTCAACGACGTCGAGGCCGCAACCGGTCTCGACCTCGGACCCGGCTACTTCGGCCTCGACGCCGACGCGGTCCTGGCGCGGTACAACGACCTCTCTGCCACCGACCTGCCATTCCGCGGTGAGCCCGGCGACGGATGGAACACGCCCGAGGGACCGTTCGACTGTCGCGAGAACTACCTCGGTGACCGAAGCTACGGCGATACGATCGTGGACGGCGACGTCGCGTACGATCCCTACCTGACCGTCCCGCCAGCGGAACTCGAGTCGGGTGCCGTGGATGCAGGATCCCTCGACGTCGACGCGATCGAACCGACGGCAATCGCGACGGACCTGTACCTCGATCCGGATGGTTCGTACGCCATCGGTTTCCCGGGGCCGACTGATCAGACGATCTACGACGTGCTCGGCGTCGACGGGTACGGCGAGTTCGCCGGCGAGATCGAGATGTGGAACCACGACGCCGGCAACTGGAAGTCCGTCACCGGCGACGGGAGCCTGCAGTACGCCGATACGCTCTACGCGTTCACGGTGACGCCGGCGGAAGGCGTGCGCGTCGAGGTCCACTTCCAGCGAGCGGACGACCCGCCGGTCGGGCCGGACGGAACGCCGCCGGGCCACCGCGACAGCGACCTCGAGAAAACTTACCTCCAGGAGGGCTGGAACTTCGTCGCCGCGCCGGCGTACGGCGACGAAGAGGAAGTCTTCGATACGGACCGAGTCGAGACCATCGACGACTCGCTGCACGCACCCGGTGGGCAGATCGGCGACGGCCAGCTGACCGCCTTCACCGGCTACCTGGTCGAGGCCACGGACGCCCACTGGCTCGACGCCGGGATCACGACGTACGATCCGACGATGACGGAACTCTACGAGGGACTCGGCCTCGATCCACAGATTCACGCGAATCCCGGCCCCTCGGTCGACGCCGGCGGGATGGATCGGACGCTCGAGAGCGTGCTCGAGGCTCCCGGCGACGAGGAAACGACCGTCGAGCGGGTAGCGGCTTTCGTCACGGAACGGTTCGCAACCGCTGACCTCGACGCCGACCTGGACGACGTGCTCGAGGAGTTCTCAACGACGGCGGAGACGACGGCCGCCAAGGCGCCGTCGGCGCACACCGACCTCGTGGTGGAGGCGACGGACCTCACGGCCGAGCGGGCCGTCGAGACGCTGATCCAGGCCGAGTTCCTCGACGAGGAAGGTGACGAAACGGACCCCCATCGAACCGTAGAGTCACACGAAGAGAAGCAGGGTGGTTCGACGCTCTCGAGGATGCGACGATCGGTCGCCACCGACGACTGA
- a CDS encoding AsnC family transcriptional regulator encodes MHTLDEIDVEILSLLGEDARRPFSDIAETVGLSGPAVSDRVARLEDAGVINRFTIDVDRSTIRGGVPIFVQADVGGASADVDPLRERIGDADAVEHLFVTAEGDVWFYARAEGRNVRRWLEELLGNGDLEYRVTLMDDVEWRPSLGGTAFALTCAECGNTVDSEGESATIGGDAYHFCCPSCRERFENRYARLEEGA; translated from the coding sequence ATGCACACGCTCGACGAAATCGACGTGGAAATTCTGTCGCTCCTGGGGGAGGACGCTCGCCGTCCGTTCAGCGACATCGCGGAGACCGTCGGACTGTCCGGACCGGCCGTCTCCGACCGCGTCGCCCGCCTCGAGGACGCCGGCGTCATCAACCGGTTCACGATCGATGTCGACCGATCGACGATCAGGGGAGGCGTTCCCATCTTCGTCCAGGCCGACGTTGGGGGCGCGAGTGCGGACGTCGATCCGCTCAGAGAGCGGATCGGCGACGCCGACGCGGTCGAACACCTCTTCGTAACCGCCGAGGGCGACGTCTGGTTTTACGCCCGTGCAGAGGGGCGAAACGTCCGTCGCTGGCTCGAGGAGTTGCTCGGAAACGGCGACCTCGAGTATCGCGTCACGCTGATGGACGACGTCGAGTGGCGCCCGTCGCTCGGTGGGACCGCGTTCGCGCTAACCTGCGCGGAGTGCGGGAACACCGTCGACAGCGAGGGCGAATCGGCGACCATCGGCGGCGACGCCTACCACTTCTGTTGCCCATCGTGTCGGGAGCGATTCGAGAATCGGTACGCCCGACTCGAGGAAGGGGCGTGA
- a CDS encoding CPBP family intramembrane glutamic endopeptidase — MIAAARSWIAQHRIVSFLLITYAFTWSIQAVLAATDMEASWTLSILVGFGAFGPPIGAAVVLWASGGDLRSWISQLFMWRIGVRWWVLALGLPIAILAAGSALYALFGGPVDVGSLPFVGIYVFAMAWGIIWGGGQEELGWRGFMLPVLQARYSALTSSLVVGIAWAGWHLPLFLNANTTHGGWPLSQQLIWIVTILAGSVLWTWMYNSTGGSVLAVAVFHAGINTMGIFHPADRDALAPGGVPDPWLNLLAEATTGVVLVAIAVGLVLVWGSSHLSPRRRPGLEAVSLAGSRESRARTHDDANRDRGSDRGDSR; from the coding sequence ATGATCGCGGCTGCTCGATCCTGGATCGCCCAGCACCGTATTGTGAGCTTCCTTCTCATCACGTACGCGTTCACGTGGTCGATTCAGGCGGTACTCGCAGCGACGGACATGGAGGCCTCGTGGACGCTGTCGATTCTGGTCGGCTTCGGTGCGTTCGGGCCACCGATCGGTGCGGCGGTGGTCCTCTGGGCGAGCGGCGGCGACCTGCGTTCCTGGATTTCACAGTTATTCATGTGGCGAATCGGAGTACGATGGTGGGTCCTCGCGCTCGGTCTTCCGATCGCTATTCTCGCTGCGGGAAGCGCCCTGTACGCGCTCTTTGGCGGTCCAGTCGACGTCGGCTCGCTCCCGTTCGTCGGCATCTACGTCTTCGCGATGGCATGGGGCATTATCTGGGGTGGCGGCCAGGAGGAACTCGGCTGGCGCGGCTTCATGCTCCCCGTCTTGCAAGCGCGCTACAGCGCGCTCACGTCGAGTCTCGTCGTCGGAATCGCCTGGGCAGGGTGGCACCTGCCACTGTTCCTCAACGCCAACACCACCCACGGCGGGTGGCCGCTCTCTCAACAGCTCATCTGGATCGTGACGATCCTCGCTGGATCGGTGCTCTGGACGTGGATGTACAACAGCACGGGCGGGAGCGTCCTCGCCGTCGCTGTCTTTCACGCAGGCATCAACACCATGGGAATCTTCCACCCTGCGGACAGGGACGCACTCGCCCCCGGTGGGGTTCCAGATCCGTGGCTGAATCTGCTGGCCGAAGCTACCACCGGTGTCGTTCTGGTCGCGATTGCCGTTGGACTCGTCCTCGTGTGGGGTTCGTCGCATCTCTCACCGCGGCGACGTCCTGGCCTCGAAGCCGTCAGTCTCGCCGGTTCTCGAGAGTCACGCGCACGTACTCACGATGACGCCAATCGTGACCGTGGTTCCGATAGGGGTGACAGTCGGTAG
- a CDS encoding polyprenyl synthetase family protein, whose protein sequence is MREALAEWRPVIDDAIAEILPREVDGDDLEAFFGEPTFAYDPEGIQRALADPLWDLLDRGGKRWRAVLFLVFVDALGEDPQAFHPYACIPEILHNGTIIVDDVEDGASIRRGEPALHHVHGEDIALNAGNAMYFLPLKILTHDPGDLGAETRLRAYEMLLYELNRTHLGQGMDICWHNERGVRISTEQYLEMCACKTGCLSRIVARLAAIVTDQEPAVEDALARYAELTAIAFQIGDDILDVEHSLGRAGEFGKEFGNDIREGKTTLLVLHAIETAGAERAGRLEEILETDANTDEEVADALAIIEDVGSIEHARERALEFSEQARGALEDLPVDLELEPRAQLLEFTEFVVDRDV, encoded by the coding sequence ATGCGAGAGGCGCTTGCCGAGTGGCGGCCGGTGATCGACGACGCCATCGCCGAGATACTCCCACGGGAGGTCGACGGCGACGACCTCGAGGCGTTCTTCGGTGAGCCAACGTTCGCCTACGATCCGGAGGGGATCCAGCGCGCGCTCGCCGATCCGCTCTGGGACCTCCTGGATCGCGGCGGCAAACGGTGGCGGGCCGTCCTGTTTCTGGTGTTCGTCGACGCGCTCGGCGAGGATCCCCAAGCATTCCACCCCTACGCCTGCATTCCCGAGATCCTCCACAACGGGACGATCATCGTCGACGACGTCGAGGACGGGGCGTCGATTCGACGCGGCGAACCGGCGCTCCACCATGTCCACGGCGAGGACATCGCCCTGAACGCCGGCAACGCGATGTACTTTCTCCCGCTGAAGATCCTGACGCACGATCCGGGCGACCTCGGTGCAGAAACGCGGCTTCGAGCCTACGAGATGCTGCTGTACGAACTCAACCGGACCCACCTCGGACAGGGGATGGACATCTGCTGGCACAACGAGCGCGGCGTCCGCATCTCGACCGAGCAGTACCTCGAGATGTGCGCCTGCAAGACCGGGTGTCTGAGCCGGATCGTCGCCAGGCTGGCGGCCATCGTCACCGACCAGGAACCGGCCGTCGAGGACGCACTCGCCCGGTACGCCGAACTGACGGCCATCGCGTTCCAGATCGGCGATGACATCCTGGACGTCGAGCACTCGCTGGGGCGGGCAGGCGAGTTCGGCAAGGAGTTCGGCAACGACATCCGGGAGGGGAAGACGACGCTGCTGGTGTTACACGCCATCGAAACCGCCGGCGCCGAGCGAGCGGGTCGACTCGAGGAGATCCTCGAGACGGACGCCAACACCGACGAGGAAGTCGCCGACGCGCTCGCGATAATAGAGGACGTGGGGAGCATCGAGCACGCCCGCGAGCGCGCGCTCGAGTTCTCGGAACAGGCACGAGGGGCGCTCGAGGACCTGCCAGTCGACCTTGAGCTGGAACCGAGAGCGCAGTTGCTCGAGTTTACCGAGTTCGTCGTCGACCGGGACGTTTGA
- a CDS encoding NAD-dependent epimerase/dehydratase family protein, with translation MNGKRVLVTGGTGFIGSNLANALATDNDVAALDNGYLGTVDNLEDAVTYVEADVLDDDLPTDVDVVYHLAALSSRQLLEDHPREGTRVNVEGFVNVVEQAMADGCETVVYASTSSIYGDRTEPIPEDVPIDASTGYDASMLARERYAEYYNDFYDDLALAGMRFFSVYQGYGGAESHKGTFANTVSQFAEKIASGTPPVLWGDGSQTRDFTHVEDVVRGLELAAENRLAGVYNLGTGESYSFNEVVDLLNDALGTDVEPVYEPIPLTNYVHDTCADSSAFRDATGWRPEIDFEDGVERVCRPYLEADENDER, from the coding sequence ATGAACGGAAAGCGAGTTCTCGTCACTGGCGGCACGGGGTTCATCGGCTCGAACCTCGCGAACGCGCTCGCCACGGACAACGACGTCGCCGCCCTCGACAACGGCTACCTTGGCACGGTCGACAACCTCGAGGACGCGGTCACGTACGTCGAGGCGGACGTCCTCGACGACGACCTCCCCACCGACGTCGACGTCGTCTACCACCTGGCGGCGCTCTCGAGTCGGCAACTGCTCGAGGACCACCCGCGGGAAGGGACGCGAGTGAACGTCGAGGGGTTCGTCAACGTCGTCGAGCAGGCGATGGCCGACGGCTGTGAGACGGTCGTGTACGCGTCGACCTCCTCGATCTACGGCGACCGGACCGAACCGATCCCCGAGGACGTCCCCATCGACGCCTCGACCGGGTACGACGCGTCGATGCTCGCCAGGGAGCGATACGCGGAGTACTACAACGACTTTTACGACGACCTCGCGCTGGCCGGCATGCGATTCTTCTCGGTGTACCAGGGGTACGGCGGGGCGGAGAGTCACAAGGGGACGTTCGCGAACACCGTCTCGCAGTTCGCCGAGAAAATCGCCAGCGGCACCCCGCCGGTCTTGTGGGGCGACGGCAGCCAGACCCGGGACTTCACGCACGTCGAGGACGTCGTCCGTGGCCTCGAACTCGCCGCCGAAAACCGGCTCGCTGGCGTCTATAATCTCGGGACCGGGGAGTCGTACTCGTTCAACGAAGTGGTCGACCTGCTCAACGACGCCCTCGGGACCGACGTCGAACCGGTCTACGAACCCATCCCGCTGACGAACTACGTCCATGACACCTGCGCCGACAGTTCGGCGTTCAGGGACGCGACTGGATGGCGTCCCGAAATCGACTTCGAGGACGGCGTCGAACGGGTCTGTCGGCCGTACCTCGAGGCTGACGAGAACGACGAGCGATAA